One part of the Phycisphaeraceae bacterium genome encodes these proteins:
- a CDS encoding sigma-54-dependent Fis family transcriptional regulator, with protein MSGVGESSKPSRAIVAQILLVEDDADHAEVMADALHKPGHICTIVSDVAGAMDELRGGTFDVVVTDLRMPNSGGVSGLDGQVVASDGGNAGLIVLQAARALQSQAETIMVTAHGDVPTARSAFKEGAFDFIEKPLDLEVFRSVVNRAAETVLLRHEGDSIGEGLSELVQHDGFEGIIAASEPMRRIFTTIKTVAPSKLPVLVTGESGTGKELIAQAVHTNSDRSGKRFATFNAAGQAESLLEDQLFGHVKGAFTGADKERAGVFEYANGGTLFLDEIGDMPLNMQAKLLRVLESGEVIRLGSNDPRHVDVRFVSATNRDLEQMVRDGTFRQDLFFRIKGAHVHLPPLRDRRDDIPRIVRHALAKFADQLRPGAPAPDITDAALLRLTAFDWPGNVRELLNVVQGAVVQAIGSGDANMKVDVQHLPENVRPPDDPVEAGEAGHPVGSLAGTSLEAIEKRAIRETLKLTGGNREQAATLLGIGERTLYRKLKEYGLR; from the coding sequence ATGTCAGGAGTCGGAGAATCATCCAAACCATCCCGGGCCATCGTCGCCCAGATCCTGCTCGTGGAGGACGACGCTGACCATGCTGAGGTCATGGCGGACGCTCTGCACAAGCCCGGGCATATCTGCACCATCGTCAGCGATGTTGCTGGCGCGATGGACGAGTTGCGTGGCGGCACGTTCGATGTCGTTGTGACCGATCTGCGCATGCCCAACTCGGGCGGCGTGAGCGGGCTCGACGGGCAGGTGGTTGCAAGTGACGGCGGCAACGCTGGGCTGATCGTGCTGCAGGCTGCGAGAGCGCTCCAGTCGCAGGCTGAGACGATCATGGTCACAGCCCACGGCGACGTGCCGACTGCGCGGTCGGCGTTCAAGGAGGGCGCGTTCGACTTTATCGAGAAGCCGCTCGACCTTGAGGTATTCCGTTCGGTCGTCAATCGCGCAGCCGAGACGGTGCTGCTACGCCACGAGGGCGACTCGATTGGTGAGGGGTTGAGCGAACTCGTTCAGCACGATGGGTTTGAGGGGATCATCGCAGCGTCCGAGCCGATGCGTCGCATCTTTACGACGATCAAAACAGTTGCGCCGTCCAAGCTGCCGGTGTTGGTGACCGGCGAGAGCGGAACAGGCAAGGAACTGATTGCGCAAGCAGTACACACTAACTCTGATCGGAGCGGGAAGCGCTTTGCGACGTTCAATGCAGCGGGTCAGGCTGAGAGTTTGCTTGAGGATCAGCTCTTTGGGCATGTGAAAGGCGCGTTCACCGGCGCGGACAAGGAACGCGCGGGCGTGTTCGAGTACGCCAATGGTGGAACGTTGTTCCTCGACGAGATCGGCGACATGCCACTGAACATGCAGGCGAAGCTGCTGCGCGTGCTTGAGAGCGGTGAGGTGATTCGGCTCGGTTCGAATGATCCCCGCCATGTGGATGTGCGGTTTGTCAGCGCAACGAACCGCGATCTTGAGCAGATGGTGCGCGACGGCACGTTCCGTCAGGACCTGTTCTTCCGTATCAAGGGGGCGCACGTGCATCTGCCACCACTGCGCGATCGACGCGACGACATCCCGCGCATCGTGCGTCATGCGCTGGCAAAGTTTGCAGATCAGCTCCGTCCGGGTGCTCCAGCGCCAGATATCACGGATGCCGCGCTGCTGCGCCTGACCGCGTTCGATTGGCCGGGGAACGTACGAGAGCTGTTGAATGTTGTGCAGGGCGCGGTGGTGCAGGCGATCGGATCGGGTGATGCGAACATGAAGGTCGATGTGCAGCATCTGCCTGAGAACGTCAGGCCGCCTGACGACCCGGTAGAAGCAGGCGAGGCAGGGCATCCCGTGGGATCACTCGCGGGGACGTCATTGGAAGCGATCGAGAAGCGGGCCATCCGAGAGACACTCAAACTCACCGGCGGGAACCGCGAGCAGGCAGCAACCTTGCTGGGGATCGGCGAACGCACGCTGTACCGCAAACTGAAGGAGTATGGCTTGCGGTGA
- a CDS encoding DUF4097 family beta strand repeat protein, translated as MSLSRRTVTKASIALLCAVSLSGCVNFGGAAKFKREVQLVVESAGTPAQLDVSSRNGKIDVFAGSHATFTGNTTDTIVIDAVIKARTQERADATQISAKTNAEGVLEVRTVWPDGRALNSEGTSYVINMAQCDGAKIHSSNGSLRAFGTSGMILLDSSNGSIRVEDHAGDVNADTSNGSVKLIRVSGRANADTSNGSIEIVLTPDNPGPLHADSSNGSVSITVGPAFVGTLKCNTSNGRVNPNISSSTDTTWNSLSKTSGALIIGNPEPVSIVKTSNSSITINVEND; from the coding sequence ATGAGTCTCTCCCGCAGAACAGTGACCAAAGCTTCCATTGCGTTGCTTTGTGCAGTATCGCTTTCCGGATGTGTGAACTTTGGTGGTGCAGCGAAGTTCAAGCGCGAGGTGCAACTGGTGGTGGAGTCGGCGGGCACGCCGGCGCAACTCGATGTTTCGTCCCGAAACGGGAAGATCGACGTCTTCGCAGGCTCGCACGCAACATTCACTGGCAATACCACTGACACGATTGTCATCGATGCTGTGATCAAGGCGCGGACACAGGAGCGTGCCGATGCGACCCAGATTTCTGCGAAGACCAATGCAGAAGGTGTGCTTGAGGTGCGCACGGTGTGGCCCGACGGTAGAGCGCTGAACAGCGAAGGGACAAGCTACGTCATCAACATGGCTCAGTGTGATGGTGCAAAGATCCATAGCAGTAATGGCTCGCTCCGTGCGTTTGGCACATCGGGCATGATTTTGCTCGATTCTTCCAACGGATCAATCCGCGTCGAGGACCATGCGGGTGATGTGAATGCCGACACATCCAACGGAAGCGTGAAACTGATCCGAGTTTCAGGAAGAGCAAATGCAGACACCTCCAACGGCTCAATCGAGATTGTGCTGACACCCGACAATCCGGGGCCATTGCATGCTGACTCAAGCAATGGGAGTGTGAGCATTACGGTCGGCCCCGCGTTTGTGGGCACACTCAAGTGCAACACGTCCAACGGCAGGGTGAATCCCAATATCTCGTCGAGTACAGATACAACGTGGAACTCATTAAGCAAAACCTCCGGCGCACTGATCATTGGCAATCCTGAGCCCGTTTCGATCGTGAAAACATCGAACAGCTCGATTACAATCAATGTCGAGAACGACTGA
- a CDS encoding VOC family protein, whose translation MTEPQRQPPAPGSWCHIEIPAKDPAVLKKFYGDIFGCTFTDVPEMDYTLYHAGSNFGGGICKLPDGAQQGMINYIYVEDIPVTCEKIKAGGGDVVMPETPVGPVSWFAIVKDPSGNHFALWKSNPAAHGA comes from the coding sequence ATGACAGAACCACAACGACAGCCGCCTGCTCCGGGCTCGTGGTGCCACATTGAGATTCCCGCGAAAGATCCTGCAGTCCTCAAAAAGTTCTATGGCGACATCTTCGGGTGTACTTTTACCGATGTGCCCGAGATGGATTACACGCTGTACCATGCAGGGTCTAACTTTGGTGGCGGCATCTGCAAGCTGCCCGATGGGGCGCAGCAGGGGATGATTAACTACATCTACGTCGAGGACATCCCCGTAACCTGCGAAAAGATCAAGGCGGGCGGCGGTGATGTCGTGATGCCCGAGACCCCCGTTGGGCCGGTCAGCTGGTTTGCGATCGTGAAAGACCCCAGCGGCAACCACTTTGCCCTGTGGAAGAGCAATCCGGCTGCACACGGCGCATAA
- a CDS encoding glucose-6-phosphate isomerase — MKTATSAIRIDFANCMTERVGEHGLDPVLFDVDSTISRSVRSITEKLNASRGSGWERWRDLHRDPMRSDHLSQVRDAVDACNSAFPDGVENLVVLGIGGSALGNIALQGALRSPVHNLLPAGSRKGPRLFVLDNVDPVAFGEVMTFCDAPTSMGGGGGLEKTVFNVISKSGETAETAAQFMIIRDMLKARFGDAHQKHIVAVTDPAKGTMRTICDANGYRTLPVPEGVGGRFSVLSPVGLFSAAMCGIDIEALLDGAADMDESTCNPELLKNPAALLAVILVEFGMSKGKTNHVMMPYANQLYLLADWFRQLWAESLGKRTDSVQGLDHVGFTPIKALGATDQHSQVQLYRDGPNDKVFCLVEVEQFARDVPIPTGLGVEAIQYLEGSDLGTLLNRERRATEYALVESQRPNFTLTFPEVNERTVGQFLYLWEMVTAYAGRLLGIDAYDQPAVETGKQATFGLMGRAGYENWSMRVERTLQKLQWTV, encoded by the coding sequence ATGAAAACTGCCACGTCTGCCATCCGGATCGACTTTGCCAACTGCATGACCGAGCGTGTCGGTGAGCACGGGCTTGATCCTGTGCTGTTCGATGTCGACAGCACAATTTCGCGATCCGTTCGTTCGATCACCGAAAAGCTGAATGCTTCACGCGGTTCCGGATGGGAGCGCTGGCGCGATCTGCACCGTGATCCGATGCGTTCGGATCATCTGTCGCAGGTGCGCGATGCGGTCGATGCGTGCAACAGCGCGTTCCCGGATGGTGTCGAGAATCTCGTGGTGCTGGGGATTGGCGGGTCGGCGCTCGGGAACATCGCGCTGCAGGGCGCGCTGCGATCACCCGTCCACAATCTCCTGCCCGCTGGATCGCGCAAGGGGCCAAGGCTCTTCGTGCTCGACAATGTTGATCCTGTTGCGTTCGGCGAGGTGATGACATTCTGCGATGCGCCGACGAGCATGGGTGGTGGGGGTGGTCTTGAGAAGACTGTTTTCAACGTCATTTCAAAGTCGGGCGAAACCGCCGAGACCGCTGCGCAGTTCATGATCATCCGCGATATGCTCAAGGCAAGATTTGGCGATGCGCATCAGAAGCACATTGTCGCAGTGACCGATCCTGCAAAGGGCACTATGCGCACGATCTGCGATGCCAACGGGTATCGCACATTACCCGTGCCCGAAGGCGTCGGTGGTCGTTTCAGTGTGCTTTCGCCGGTTGGACTGTTCAGTGCAGCAATGTGTGGGATTGACATCGAAGCATTGCTCGACGGTGCAGCCGACATGGACGAATCGACGTGCAACCCGGAACTATTGAAGAATCCGGCAGCGCTGCTCGCAGTAATACTTGTTGAGTTCGGCATGTCCAAGGGCAAAACGAACCATGTGATGATGCCGTATGCGAACCAGTTGTATCTGCTCGCCGACTGGTTCCGACAGTTGTGGGCCGAGAGTCTCGGCAAGCGAACCGATTCCGTGCAGGGGCTTGACCACGTCGGGTTCACGCCGATCAAAGCGCTCGGCGCGACGGACCAGCACTCGCAGGTGCAACTCTACCGCGATGGACCGAACGACAAGGTGTTCTGCCTCGTCGAGGTTGAACAGTTTGCGCGTGACGTACCAATCCCGACAGGGCTCGGTGTTGAAGCAATACAGTATCTCGAGGGATCGGACCTTGGCACGCTCCTCAACAGAGAGCGCCGCGCAACCGAGTACGCGCTCGTCGAATCGCAGCGACCCAACTTCACACTCACGTTCCCCGAGGTGAACGAACGCACAGTTGGCCAGTTTTTGTATTTGTGGGAGATGGTGACCGCGTATGCGGGAAGACTGCTGGGCATTGATGCCTACGACCAGCCGGCGGTTGAGACCGGCAAACAAGCGACATTCGGGCTCATGGGACGAGCCGGATACGAAAACTGGAGCATGCGCGTTGAGCGCACACTCCAGAAGTTGCAGTGGACAGTCTGA
- a CDS encoding S8 family serine peptidase: protein MRTGSAVVFSILAFAGSSGAAINLSHGSSSLPLLTSSNPHDSAPIAYWVFFLDKGIEPGPAMDAALAELEQTSNTRMIARRQLRRTAPGLFDERDLAVHQSYIDEVLTTGATQRITSKWLNAISVNATEDQIDAIAALAHVTKVQPVGVSVGVEPIEVNDHQLIIPTVDGTFYGNAEAQLDQINLITLHDAGHTAQGVIIGILDTGFKRTHDAFNQPGHVVNVLAEYDFVNDDPNTAPEPGDDPGQHNHGTYILGTIGSYLPNTMVGGAFDASFILCKTEDITNEYQQEEDFYVAGLEFIENNGGDMATSSLGYIDWYSQSNLNGVTAVTTIGVNIATANGMFCCTAAGNEGHDSNPSTSSLIAPADAFEVITCGAVRSNNAVVGFSSDGPTADGRVKPELMARGSNTWTVSPSNDSDLTQVSGTSLSTPLVAAAVACLIEAQPGWTVSEMRSMLFATAQPLGAAVPDPEFVWGYGIMNAFDAFDNDCNANGVPDATDITNGTSPDVNGNGIPDECEGLICYPDCDNSGTLNVFDYICFGNAYAVNDLYADCDGSGTLNVFDYICYGNAYATGCP, encoded by the coding sequence ATGAGAACTGGTTCTGCTGTCGTTTTTTCCATTCTTGCGTTTGCAGGCTCATCTGGCGCTGCTATCAACCTTTCTCACGGATCATCATCGCTCCCGCTACTAACCAGTTCCAACCCACACGATTCTGCACCCATTGCGTACTGGGTGTTCTTTCTGGACAAGGGCATCGAGCCCGGGCCAGCTATGGATGCGGCACTCGCTGAACTCGAACAGACATCAAATACTCGCATGATCGCACGCCGCCAGCTGCGCCGAACCGCACCTGGTCTGTTCGACGAACGCGATCTGGCAGTGCACCAGTCGTACATCGATGAAGTGCTGACCACGGGCGCAACACAGCGGATCACAAGCAAGTGGCTGAACGCGATCAGCGTCAATGCAACCGAGGATCAGATCGACGCGATCGCAGCTCTCGCACACGTCACCAAAGTGCAACCGGTCGGCGTTTCAGTCGGTGTGGAACCGATCGAAGTAAACGACCATCAACTGATCATACCGACAGTTGACGGCACGTTTTACGGGAACGCTGAAGCACAGCTCGATCAGATCAATCTCATCACGCTGCACGATGCTGGACACACGGCGCAGGGTGTTATCATCGGTATTCTCGACACCGGCTTCAAACGCACACACGATGCGTTTAACCAGCCAGGGCATGTTGTCAATGTGCTCGCCGAGTATGACTTTGTCAATGACGATCCCAACACCGCGCCAGAACCCGGAGATGATCCGGGCCAGCACAACCACGGCACATACATCCTCGGCACCATCGGATCGTATCTTCCCAACACCATGGTGGGCGGCGCGTTTGACGCTTCCTTCATCCTGTGCAAGACCGAAGATATCACAAATGAGTATCAGCAGGAAGAAGACTTCTATGTCGCGGGCCTTGAGTTCATTGAGAACAACGGTGGTGATATGGCGACCTCTTCACTCGGATACATCGACTGGTACTCGCAGAGCAATCTTAACGGCGTGACGGCTGTTACTACTATCGGCGTCAATATTGCAACTGCAAACGGCATGTTCTGCTGCACCGCTGCGGGCAATGAGGGGCACGACTCAAACCCGAGCACAAGTTCGCTTATTGCCCCCGCTGACGCATTCGAGGTGATTACTTGCGGTGCGGTTCGCAGCAACAACGCAGTGGTTGGGTTCAGCTCCGATGGCCCCACCGCTGATGGACGCGTCAAGCCCGAACTCATGGCTCGTGGCAGCAACACATGGACAGTCTCACCATCGAACGATTCTGATCTGACGCAGGTTAGTGGCACATCGCTCTCTACACCGCTTGTCGCCGCAGCGGTTGCATGTCTGATCGAAGCACAACCGGGCTGGACCGTCTCCGAAATGCGAAGCATGTTGTTTGCAACCGCCCAACCACTCGGCGCAGCCGTGCCGGATCCAGAGTTTGTGTGGGGCTACGGCATCATGAATGCGTTTGATGCCTTTGACAATGACTGCAACGCGAATGGTGTCCCCGATGCAACTGACATCACCAACGGCACCAGCCCCGATGTGAATGGCAATGGAATCCCCGATGAGTGCGAGGGACTCATCTGCTATCCAGACTGCGACAACAGCGGCACACTCAACGTGTTTGACTACATCTGCTTCGGCAACGCATACGCTGTGAACGATCTATATGCGGATTGTGACGGAAGCGGCACGCTCAACGTGTTTGATTACATCTGCTACGGCAACGCCTACGCAACAGGTTGTCCGTAA
- the rpsB gene encoding 30S ribosomal protein S2, translating to MSDDAKTLVKDLVESGIHFGQRASGWNPKMGRFIYDKRNGIHIIDIKETVKGLLLAKRYLSQTVASGKDVCFVGTKRQSKDVLQERVGEVGMHWVTERWLGGTLTNFRTIRSRLKRLEELEAIEAHDNFASYSKKMESQLRREMMKIKRNLEGIRKMDKLPGALVIVDVMRELTAIKEARKLGIPTICLIDTDADPQYADIAIPGNDDSMRSIDVIVRELCKAISEGKQQRSPEVAKAGGDEDGARSSERRRSRRSQFRADDPAPAPDAGNEPEPASAG from the coding sequence ATGTCAGACGATGCAAAGACACTCGTAAAAGATCTCGTTGAATCCGGTATCCACTTCGGCCAGCGGGCTTCCGGCTGGAATCCAAAGATGGGTCGGTTTATCTACGACAAACGCAACGGCATCCACATCATTGATATCAAGGAAACGGTCAAGGGGTTGCTGCTCGCGAAGCGATACCTTTCTCAAACCGTTGCGTCCGGCAAGGATGTGTGCTTTGTCGGCACAAAGCGCCAGTCCAAGGATGTGCTCCAGGAACGTGTCGGCGAAGTCGGAATGCACTGGGTGACCGAACGCTGGCTGGGTGGCACGCTGACGAACTTCCGCACGATCCGCTCACGTCTGAAGCGCTTGGAAGAACTCGAAGCAATCGAAGCTCATGACAACTTCGCAAGTTATTCCAAGAAGATGGAGTCGCAGCTTCGTCGCGAGATGATGAAGATCAAGCGCAACCTTGAGGGCATCCGAAAGATGGACAAACTGCCCGGCGCACTTGTTATCGTTGATGTGATGCGAGAGCTGACGGCCATCAAGGAGGCACGCAAGCTTGGCATCCCAACGATCTGCCTGATTGACACAGATGCCGATCCGCAGTATGCGGATATCGCGATCCCAGGCAACGACGACTCCATGCGTTCGATCGACGTGATTGTCCGCGAGTTGTGCAAGGCAATCTCCGAGGGCAAGCAGCAGCGATCTCCCGAGGTTGCCAAAGCTGGCGGAGATGAGGATGGAGCACGATCCAGCGAACGCCGCCGCTCACGTCGCTCACAGTTCCGTGCGGACGACCCTGCTCCAGCACCCGATGCGGGCAATGAACCCGAGCCCGCATCCGCAGGCTGA
- the tsf gene encoding translation elongation factor Ts encodes MTITAKDVMKLRNSTGLPMMDCKAALGEAGGDLEKAEELLRIKLKGKMEKRSDRAAGEGCISVAVDAPGGAAAIIELRAETDFTAKNEKFYTAAQKIAEEVLAGNGDNANPLIEDLRISTGENISLGRSKKITGTAGSSKFGVYVHHDRKTGVVIHAEGADEDALKQVCMHITANPVRPLGVTPDDIPENMVEKERSFRLAQAMDSGKPKEIAEKIVEGGMRKFYEEVALLEQPFVMDPSKKIKELLGDGAKVHEFVRWQIGETD; translated from the coding sequence ATGACGATTACCGCAAAGGACGTAATGAAGCTCCGCAACTCCACCGGGCTTCCAATGATGGACTGCAAGGCAGCGCTCGGTGAGGCTGGCGGTGACCTTGAGAAGGCAGAAGAGCTTCTCCGCATCAAGCTCAAGGGCAAGATGGAAAAACGCTCCGATCGTGCCGCTGGTGAAGGCTGCATCTCTGTTGCGGTTGATGCTCCCGGTGGCGCAGCAGCAATCATCGAGCTTCGTGCGGAGACCGACTTTACAGCCAAGAACGAAAAGTTCTACACCGCAGCACAGAAGATTGCTGAGGAAGTGCTTGCAGGCAACGGCGACAATGCCAACCCGTTGATCGAGGATCTTCGTATCTCGACCGGTGAGAACATCTCGCTCGGACGTTCGAAGAAGATCACGGGCACAGCAGGCTCATCGAAGTTTGGCGTGTATGTTCATCACGACCGCAAGACCGGTGTTGTTATTCACGCCGAAGGCGCGGATGAGGATGCACTGAAGCAGGTGTGTATGCACATTACAGCGAACCCTGTTCGCCCGCTCGGTGTGACACCGGATGACATTCCCGAGAACATGGTCGAGAAGGAGCGCAGCTTCCGTCTCGCGCAAGCGATGGACTCGGGCAAGCCCAAGGAGATCGCCGAGAAGATCGTCGAGGGTGGCATGCGCAAGTTCTATGAGGAGGTCGCGCTGCTTGAGCAGCCGTTCGTCATGGACCCGAGCAAGAAGATCAAGGAACTGCTCGGCGACGGTGCGAAGGTGCACGAGTTTGTCCGCTGGCAGATCGGCGAGACGGATTAA
- the uvrA gene encoding excinuclease ABC subunit UvrA → MKGAVHQDEKVIRVRGAREHNLKNIDVTIPRDKLVVVTGMSGSGKSSLAFDTIFAEGQRKYMESLSAYARQFLDQLKKPDIDEIEGIPPTIAIEQRSAAHNPRSTVATTTEIYDYLRLLFARCGKAYSWAPTKQKRDGTVTARSGTPISATSASQIVDGVSRLAEGKRILVLAPTVRGKKGFHRDVLEAYAQQGWQRARVNGTIHDLRDVLTEPNENPLDLGRYEKHTIEAVIDRIAVNAESRQRLAESVEAALRVADGSVIIAIEEQNGDTATWTDHAFSSKFADPKRPEYALEELEPRVFSFNSPHGMCKSCTGLGSMLEFDEELVIPDPERPIAKGGVAPWKANGPGAMVYPRVIKRFCRTVGISPTTPIGTLEPALMKLLMHGTDGKKDTKYGINWQGVMPMLADWFNKTESQWVKDHLHQFQTQKTCPVCNGDRLRIEALHVVVTSAHKADTNRACSETVIGRPKNDGSMLNIAELARLNISDALAYIENLKLDSEQQHIAEPIVREVGNRLRFLASVGLEYLSLDRRTATLSGGEAQRIRLATQVGSGLVGACYVLDEPTIGLHQRDNDRLVRTLRHLTDIGNTVIVVEHDEDMIRAADYILDIGPGPGVHGGRVSACGTVDDIINTAGSITGEYLSGRKRIDVPTERRKVSASKAITVKGAKENNLKNVDAAFPIGGLVCVTGVSGSGKSTLVNEILLKAVRRELHAGRDKPGQHSRITGINKIDRVIEVDQSPIGRTPRSNPATYTGIFDDIRKVYTQTRESKVRGYQPGRFSFNVPAERGGGRCEACQGQGLKRIEMHFLPDVFVTCEVCNGKRYNRETLEVLYRGKSIADVLDMTCEDAIDFFENHPKIVRFTECMRDVGLGYITLGQPSTQLSGGEAQRVKLATELGKGGGTKNDPRAYTQGSGNSLYILDEPTTGLHFEDIRKLVSVIHMLVDAGNTVVVIEHNLDVIKCADWIIDLGPEGGDGGGTIVAEGSPETIAKNTKSYTGQWLKQML, encoded by the coding sequence ATGAAGGGTGCTGTACATCAGGATGAGAAAGTCATCCGTGTTCGTGGCGCGCGCGAGCACAACCTCAAGAACATCGATGTGACAATCCCGCGCGACAAGCTCGTCGTCGTGACCGGGATGTCGGGATCAGGCAAGAGCAGCCTCGCGTTCGACACCATCTTTGCTGAGGGTCAGCGCAAGTACATGGAGAGCCTGTCCGCATATGCGCGCCAGTTTCTCGATCAGCTGAAGAAACCAGACATCGACGAGATCGAGGGCATCCCTCCCACCATCGCGATCGAGCAGCGCTCCGCAGCGCACAACCCACGATCCACCGTCGCAACAACGACAGAGATCTACGACTACCTCCGTCTGCTCTTTGCGCGATGCGGAAAAGCGTACTCATGGGCACCCACAAAGCAGAAGCGCGACGGCACCGTGACCGCGCGCTCGGGCACACCCATCAGCGCAACGAGCGCGTCGCAGATTGTCGACGGCGTGTCGCGACTGGCTGAAGGCAAGCGCATCCTCGTGCTGGCGCCAACGGTGCGCGGCAAGAAGGGATTCCATCGCGATGTCCTCGAAGCCTACGCGCAGCAGGGCTGGCAACGCGCTCGCGTCAACGGCACCATCCACGATCTGCGCGACGTGCTCACTGAACCAAACGAGAACCCGCTCGATCTTGGCAGATACGAAAAACACACCATCGAAGCGGTCATCGATCGCATCGCTGTGAATGCTGAGTCGCGCCAGCGCCTTGCCGAGAGTGTTGAAGCAGCGCTGCGTGTTGCCGACGGCTCGGTCATCATCGCGATCGAGGAACAGAATGGCGACACAGCAACATGGACTGATCACGCGTTCAGCTCGAAGTTTGCCGACCCCAAACGTCCCGAGTACGCGCTCGAGGAACTTGAGCCGCGCGTGTTCTCGTTCAACTCGCCGCACGGGATGTGCAAGTCGTGCACAGGTCTCGGGTCCATGCTTGAGTTTGACGAGGAACTTGTGATACCCGACCCTGAGCGCCCGATCGCAAAGGGCGGTGTCGCGCCATGGAAAGCCAACGGCCCCGGCGCCATGGTGTATCCGAGAGTCATCAAGCGGTTCTGCAGAACCGTCGGCATCAGCCCGACGACACCCATTGGCACGCTCGAACCCGCGCTCATGAAACTGCTCATGCACGGGACCGACGGCAAGAAGGACACGAAGTACGGCATCAACTGGCAGGGTGTCATGCCGATGCTCGCCGACTGGTTCAACAAGACCGAATCGCAATGGGTCAAGGACCATTTGCACCAGTTTCAGACGCAGAAGACGTGCCCCGTGTGCAACGGCGATCGATTACGCATCGAAGCGTTGCATGTCGTCGTGACAAGTGCGCACAAGGCTGACACGAACCGCGCGTGCAGCGAAACAGTCATTGGCAGGCCGAAGAACGACGGATCAATGCTCAATATCGCGGAGCTTGCGCGCCTGAACATCTCCGACGCGCTCGCATACATCGAGAATCTGAAGCTCGATTCCGAACAGCAGCACATCGCTGAGCCGATCGTCCGCGAGGTCGGAAATCGTTTGCGTTTTCTCGCGAGTGTCGGGCTCGAATATCTCTCGCTTGATCGCAGAACAGCGACACTCTCCGGCGGCGAAGCGCAGCGCATCAGGCTCGCAACACAGGTCGGGTCGGGACTGGTCGGCGCGTGTTACGTGCTCGATGAACCGACGATTGGTCTGCACCAGCGCGACAACGATCGACTCGTGCGTACGCTGCGTCATCTGACCGATATCGGAAACACCGTCATCGTTGTTGAGCACGACGAGGACATGATCCGTGCCGCCGACTACATACTCGACATCGGACCGGGCCCCGGCGTGCACGGCGGGCGCGTCTCCGCGTGCGGCACAGTCGATGACATTATTAATACTGCGGGTTCCATCACGGGCGAGTATCTCTCTGGTCGCAAGCGCATCGATGTGCCAACAGAAAGGCGCAAGGTGTCCGCATCAAAGGCGATCACCGTCAAGGGCGCAAAGGAGAACAACCTGAAGAACGTCGATGCAGCGTTCCCCATCGGCGGGCTCGTCTGCGTTACAGGCGTATCGGGTTCGGGCAAGAGCACACTTGTCAACGAGATCCTGCTCAAAGCGGTGCGCAGAGAGCTGCACGCGGGGCGCGATAAGCCCGGTCAGCATTCGCGCATCACAGGCATCAACAAGATCGATCGCGTGATCGAAGTCGATCAGTCGCCGATCGGGCGCACACCTCGGTCTAACCCTGCGACGTACACCGGCATCTTCGACGACATCCGCAAGGTCTACACACAGACGCGCGAGAGCAAAGTCCGCGGGTATCAGCCGGGCAGGTTCAGCTTCAACGTGCCCGCAGAGCGCGGTGGCGGTCGATGTGAGGCGTGCCAGGGCCAGGGGCTCAAGCGCATAGAGATGCACTTCCTGCCCGATGTCTTTGTCACATGCGAAGTATGCAACGGCAAACGCTACAACCGCGAGACACTGGAAGTGCTCTACCGCGGCAAGAGCATTGCTGACGTGCTCGACATGACGTGCGAGGACGCGATCGATTTCTTCGAGAACCATCCGAAGATCGTCCGGTTCACCGAGTGCATGCGCGACGTCGGGCTCGGGTATATCACACTTGGTCAGCCTTCGACGCAACTCTCAGGCGGTGAGGCGCAGCGCGTCAAGCTCGCGACAGAACTCGGTAAGGGCGGCGGCACAAAGAACGATCCACGCGCGTACACCCAGGGTTCGGGCAACTCTTTGTACATTCTCGATGAACCAACAACCGGTCTGCACTTTGAGGATATCCGCAAGCTCGTCTCCGTTATCCACATGCTCGTCGACGCGGGCAACACCGTCGTTGTCATCGAGCACAACCTCGATGTCATCAAGTGTGCAGATTGGATCATCGATCTCGGCCCCGAGGGCGGCGATGGCGGCGGCACTATCGTCGCGGAGGGCTCGCCCGAGACCATTGCGAAGAACACCAAGAGTTATACCGGGCAGTGGCTCAAACAAATGCTCTGA